The genomic interval CACGACGGGCGAACACCGACCGGACGGGAGCTACGTCGTCGCGCGTCGTCGCGCGTCGTCGTCGGGTCACCGGAAGGTGTTCGCCGACGTGAGCGACGTCGAGGCGTGCTACGAGGCGCTCCCCGAGGAGTTCACCGCCGACGACGTGACCTGCGCGTCCGGCGGGCGTCGCCACATGCTCGTCTGGCACTTCGCCGAGCATCCGGGGTACGACTGCGAGGTCGTGTCGCGACAACCGCTGACGGCGAGGAAGGGGGTAGACCAGACCGCGGAGTGAGAGCGTGGACCGAGCGGATTGCGGAGTGACAGGCAGACGAAGGAGTGACCGAGCGGACTGCCGCCACCGCCGCCACTTTCTCGGAGGCGTCCGTCCCGAGACCATGCAGCCACGGCCGAGTACGTTCTCCATCGTCGCACGGGACCCCGAGACGGACGCCGTCGGCGTCGCC from Halomarina salina carries:
- a CDS encoding DUF7528 family protein; amino-acid sequence: MTLAVGEDRHALSHAEARRLRAALDDALYQVHEFTHTTGEHRPDGSYVVARRRASSSGHRKVFADVSDVEACYEALPEEFTADDVTCASGGRRHMLVWHFAEHPGYDCEVVSRQPLTARKGVDQTAE